From one Leguminivora glycinivorella isolate SPB_JAAS2020 chromosome 5, LegGlyc_1.1, whole genome shotgun sequence genomic stretch:
- the LOC125226740 gene encoding endocuticle structural glycoprotein SgAbd-2-like, producing MKSFVALSALLAVACAAPQFQQQYQQSQVIPIVRQSQEVNFDGSYQYSYETGNGIAAQEQGYLKNAGVKDAEAQVAQGSYSYTSPEGIPITVTYVADENGFRAEGAHLPTPPPIPEAILRSLQLIQQTQPQQQFQQQPFQQNFRG from the exons TTCGTCGCCCTGTCCGCCCTGCTCGCCGTCGCCTGCGCAGCGCCCCAGTTCCAGCAACAGTACCAACAGAGCCAGGTGATCCCGATCGTCAGGCAGAGCCAGGAGGTCAACTTTGATGGATCCTACCAGTACAG CTATGAGACCGGCAACGGCATCGCAGCACAAGAGCAGGGCTACCTGAAGAACGCGGGAGTCAAGGACGCCGAGGCGCAGGTCGCGCAGGGCTCTTACAGCTACACGTCCCCTGAGGGCATCCCCATCACCGTCACATACGTCGCTGACGAGAACG GTTTCCGTGCCGAGGGTGCCCATCTGCCCACCCCTCCCCCGATCCCGGAGGCCATCCTCCGCTCCCTCCAGCTGATCCAGCAGACGCAGCCGCAGCAGCAGTTCCAGCAGCAGCCCTTCCAGCAGAACTTCCGAGGCTAA